The Mesorhizobium sp. B2-8-5 genome segment ATGCGGTGCCGGGCCGCACGACGCATATCTGGTTCATCGCCACCGAGCCAGGCCGCTACCACCTGTTCTGCGCCCAATATTGCGGCACGCAGCATTCCGAAATGGGCGGCTGGGTGACCGTGATGGCGCCCGAGCAATATGCCGCGTGGCTGAACAGCCAGGGCGAAGGCGAGACGCTTGCCGCGAGCGGCGAGAAACTGTTTCGCGCGCTGGGCTGCTCGGGCTGCCATGGCGCGAGCAGCAAGGTGCGGGCGCCGTCGCTTGACGGCATCTTCGGCCGGCCGGTGGCGCTCGACAACCAGCAGACGGTGATCGCAGACGAGCGTTATCTGCGCGACTCCATCCTCAATCCGAAGAAGGAAATCGCGGCGGGCTATGAACCGGTCATGCCGAGCTTCGACGGCCTGATCGACGAAGGCGAACTGCAGATGCTGCTCGCTTATCTGAAGTCGCTTTCGCCGCAACCAACGGCTGGAGCCATGCCATGACCAACGTGGCGATGCAGGGCACGTATTTGGGGGAGGGGAGCGGGCCTCGCGCGTGGCTGCTGACCACCGACCACAAGCGCGTTGCATGGCTCTACCTGATCTCGCTGACTACCTTCTTCTTCCTCGGCGGCGCCATGGCGGTGCTGATGCGCATCGAGCTTGCGACACCGGCCGGCGACCTCGTCTCCGACGATGTCTACAACCGGCTGTTCTCGCTGCACGGCATCATCATGGTCTGGTTCTTCCTGGTGCCGTCGATCCCGGCGACATTGGGCAATTTCCTTTTGCCGTTGATGATCGGCGCGCGCGACCTCGCGTTCCCGCGGCTGAACCTCGCCAGCTGGTATGTCTTCATCTTCGGCAGCTTGTTCGCGCTGTTTGCGGTGGTGGCGGGCGGCGTCGACACCGGCTGGACGTTCTACACGCCGCTGTCGACGCTCTATGCCAATGGCTGGGTTTCGACCGCGGCGTTCGGCGTCTTCATCGTCGGCTTCTCGACGATCATGACCGGCATCAACTTCATCGTCAGCGTGCACACGCTGCGCGCGCCCGGGCTCACCTGGTTCCGCCTGCCGATCTTCGTCTGGACGCTCTACGCCACCAGCCTGGTGATGGTGCTGGCGACCCCGGTGCTCGCCGCCTCGCTGATCCTGATCGTGCTGGAGCGTGTGTTCGGCATCGGCATCTTCAATCCCGATCTCGGCGGCGATCCGCTGCTCTTCCAGCATCTCTTTTGGTTCTACTCGCACCCGGCGGTCTACATCATGATCCTGCCAGGCATGGGCGTGGTGTCGGAGGTGCTGCCCTGTTTCAGCCGCCGGCCGCTGTTCGGCTACAAGGCCGTGGCGATGTCGTCGATGGCGATCGCCGTCTTTGGCTTCCTGGTCTGGGGCCACCACATGTTCGTCAGCGGGCAATCTTCCTATGCCGGCGTGGTATTCTCGTTCCTGTCCTTCTGCGTCGCGATCCCGTCGGCGATCAAGGTCTTCAACTGGAGCCTGACGCTGCGCAAGGGCGAGATCAGCTTCGAGACGCCGATGCTTTACGCGCTGTTCTTCCTTGCGCTGTTCACCTTCGGCGGGCTGGCGGGGCTCTTCCTTGCGTCGCTCGCGGTCGACGTGCATGTCCACGACACCTACTTCGTCATCGCGCACTTCCACTACATCATGGTCGGCGGCATGGTGACCGCCTATATGGCCGGCCTGCATTTCTGGTGGCCTAAGCTGACCGGCCGCATGTATTCGGAAACGGCGGGGCGGATCGCGGCGACCGTCACCTTCGTCGGCTTCAACCTGACCTTCTTCCCGCAATATGTGCTGGGCTTCGACGGCATGCCCCGGCGCTATCATACCTATCCGCCGGAGTTCCAATTCTGGAACGTGCTGTCGTCGGCTGGCGCGGTGGTGCTGGCGATCGGCTATTTGATGCCGTTGTTCTATCTCGGCTGGTCGCTGTTTCGCGGCGCTCGCGCGACCGACAATCCGTGGAACGCCACCGGGCTCGAATGGCAGACAGGCTCGCCGCCGCCGCCGCATAATTTCGAGACGATGCCGGTTGTGACCCGACCGGCCTATGCCTACGACATGAAGGGGCTTGAGCACGAACGCTTCAGTCCGCATCTGGAGGCAGGCGGATGAGCGGGACCGAGAGCGTCGCCTTCGACACCCCGCAGCGCGAACGGCGCGCCGACAATTTTGCCATGTGGGTGTTCATCGGCTCCGAGGCGATGCTGTTCGGCGCGATCTTCCTGGTCTTCCTCGTCGCGCATATCGATTTCGGCCCCGCCTTCGCGGCAGCATCGAAACATCTTTCGCTGCCGATCGGTACCCTCAACACCGCCGTGCTGATCACCAGCAGCTTCACCATGGCGCTGGCCCATATGCTTGCGCTTCACAGACGCTGGCGCGCTACGGTCTGGGCGCTGGCCGCGACATCTGCGCTGGGTATTTGCTTCCTGGCCGTGAAAGGCATCGAATATGGCAAGGAAATCGGTGAAGGCCTGGCTCCGCTCCTTGGCCTGCCGTTTCGCTATGCCGGGCCGGATCCGACCCACGCCGAATTCTTCTTCGGCCTCTATTTCGCGATGACCTCGCTGCACGCGCTGCACCTGATCGGCGGCATCGTCGTCATCGCCGGCATGGTCGCGCTCTGGCGGACCGCCAGCCCTGCCAACCGGCTGCGCCGGGTCGTGGCCGTCGGCCTCTACTGGCACTTTGTCGACATCATCTGGGTGTTCATGTTCCCCGTCCTTTACCTGATCAACCGATGAGCGAACTGCGCAAACTCACCTTCGGCTATCTCGGCCTGCTCGCGCTGCTGGCACTGACGGTCGGCTCGTCCCTTTTCGACCTTGGCGGCTTCAATGTCGCCCTCAACCTGGCGATCGCCGCCGCGAAGGCGGTCCTGATCGCCATGTTGTTCATGCATCTGACAGGCATGTTGCCGCGGCTCGCCGTTGCGGCCGCCGGGCTTTGGCTCGTCATCCTCTTCGGGCTGACGCTGATCGGACGATAAGAGAGCGATATCAATCGCCCTCTGGCACGCCGACATAGTTTTTCGTCTTGAAGAGCCCGGCCAGATGAGCGGCATTGGACGCCGCCATCTTGATCATGCCGACGACTTTTTCAGGCGTGCCGGGAAGATCGACGAAGTTGACGTCGCCCATCGCTTCTCCAACCCAGTACACGCCGCCATTGGCGGAAACGGTGAAGCCGACGTCGTTGAGCGCCTGATAGCACTCGGCATGGCAGTGATGCGCGCCATCCTCATTGCCGACGATCGCCACCAGCGCCACCTTTCCGGCAGCCGGCATGCGTCCGCTGTCGTCGGTCTCGGACAGGAAAGCGTCCATCCGCTCCATCACACGCTTGGCCACGCTCGACGGCTGCCCCATCCAGATCGGCAACCCAAGGATGAAGATGTCGGCGGCCAGGATCTTTTCCCGCAGCTTCGGCCAGTCGTCGCCTTCGCCCATATCGGAGAGCACGCCGGGCTTGATGTTGTGGGCAAGAGCGCGGGCGGTTTCGCATGCGACGTCATGCGCGGCCAGCGCCTTCGCCAACTCCGCCAGCATTCTGTCGGTGGAGGATTCTTCCCCGTCCGCCGGCATTTTAAGCGTGCAATTGAGCGCGAACGCGGTGAGCGACATCATATCCTCCTGCCGGCTTGGGGCGACCGTCTCGCCCTGACGATCCGAGCCTTGGATGGTGGCGCTTTCGTAGGAGGGAAGGTCGGCCGGGTCATCAAGTGTCCAACCGCGTGTGCTCCGATATGTTCCTGTGGTTGTCCCGCACCTTTTCGATCTCTTCCGCTTCCTTTTCGTCGATACGCGCGACAGCGTCGCTCGCCGTTCGACTTGATGTGATCAGCTCGTCCAGTTTGGCTTGAAGAGCCTGCGTGTCGCGGTGCTCGGCGCGCTGTATCAATAGGGTCATTGCCCAGGTCGCAAGGGTGGCGATACCGTGCCAGTCCAAGGTCTTCGGTTCGAAGACGAGCCACGCCGCCGGCTTTGTCCGTTGCCGGTCCGCTCAAGTCAGGCCGCCCGCAATGTCGGCCTCAATCCTGATACCTGGTGCCACCCGCGCCGCTCTGCTTGTTTGCGTCCCGCAGCAGGCGGACAATGGCATCCACGGGGGACGAGTCGGTTGCGGGTTGGGCTTTCCAGCGCCACAGACGGCGAAACAAAATCCTCAAGCTTGGCATCGCAACAGCCTCCTGCGCTATCAACCTGGAACCGTGAGCGATGTTCCTTTCGCGGCTAGCGAAAGACCGCGGCGACGAGAAATGCGACGGCGGCCACGACAACCAGCGCCACTATGACCAGAACCGGGCCGCTTCTGCGCGGCTGCAGGTCGGGCGCGTTCTCCGGCTGTCGCATCGCGTCGGCAAAACTCGCCTGGTTGGTGAAGTTCGATTTGCGCGCCTCGGCCGGCTGAGCGGAAGTCGCGACATCGCCGGCCTCGGCATCTGTCTCCTGCGGCGCCGCCGCCGGGTCGAATCCGGGCGTCTTGTCCTGGGTCCTGCCGGCCTGGATTTCGCCGCGTGCTTCGGCGGATGTACGTTGGTTGGGTGACATTTGCGCCTCCTTTGTTTCCAAACCTGCTTCCGGCCCCGCTGTTCCAACCGGGCGTCACGGCAGGAGGCGGGATCAAGCAAGCGCCTTCGACTTCATTGCCCGCGCGACGTCAGGCGCACGGTTGCCGAGATCGATTCTTGAACTCGGACGGAACTTTCGGGTCAAGGGAGCCTTGTATCCTCGATAGCAGGACAACGAGGCCGGAATGCAAGTTCTCGACACAGCGATACATGCCGATCCCAAAGGCGCGACAGTCGAGTTTCGTGGCGAGGGCGGGGAAAGGATCGCTGTCACCATGATTGTGTCCGACCCGTTGCTTGGCGACGCCGCGCTTATCGATCGCGCCAGAGAGATGATGCTTCAGTGCGCGGCATTCAGCTACCCGGCAGAACGAGATGAACCGGACGGCAAGGTGGGTCCGTACACATTCGAATATCGCGATGGCGGCAGTGTGAGGCGGGTCGAAGGCGTTGAATTGCCCGACCTCGAAGCTGCTCGCCATGAAGCGGTGCGCTCGGCGATCGATCTGCTCGACGATGCGGCTGAACCGCGTCAGGACGGCTGGGCGGTTCGGGTTTATGGCGGCGGCGGTGATGTCGTCTTGGCCGTCGATTTCGAAGAAGCAAGGCAGGAAAGGGCAACCACCGCGATGTGAGGGAAGGCGGCGTCTGTGAAAGGTATGATGATGCATCCCTTCATGTCACTGCATATGCTTGCAAATTCACGGGGCGATGGGCTCAGACCGGAGTTTCTTCGTCTCTTCGAGGCGCGCGCCGCCTTGTCGAGCCCTGACGTGATAGAACTCCGTCTCGGCAAGGAGCAGGCTGGTCCAAATCCCATCGGCAGCGCCGCAACCGCGGCGCAGCAACACATCCCGCGCTTTCCTGGCGGGCACGCTGAGAACAATCGCGAGTCCGAGCCAAGGAGGGGCACGGTAGGCTAACGGAGGCCGAGATGCGGACGCCCTTGGCACTGATCATCGAAGATGAATATCTGATCGCTCCGGACGAGGCGCTTCTTTGAATTGTCCGATTGGCAACTGCATGATGTCGTCTGCAGCTGTCATGCCGGCGCCACGATGCAGCGAGTTGGGCCGCCGCGCGAGTTCGCAGGATCGTAAAAGGCAATCTCGCCTGGCTCAGAAGCCGTTTGGTGCATTGAAAAGCCGGTCGTCCGGCGAGCACGGGGTCGCCGGACGACACGGCTGAGATCAGTGCAGGCTCCGCGCGAGCGCGCTATTCCAGGCGGGGTGGCGCCGATCTGGAAAGATCCGGACATGCTCGATCGCGAGGCTGCAAACTGAAGCGCGACACGGCAGCCGGTGAGGCTGGCCGTACCTCAGCCACCTTGGTCGATAGCGTGCGGCGACGGCTGCTGGGCGCCGCCGCTGGGGCGTCTGTTGTTCTGGTCAGCCCAAAGCCAAAGGGCGATCAGCACGATCAGCAGAGCCGCGACAAGTGTACCGATACGACGCATTGCTGGTCGCCGTGCCTTCAGCCGCCGGGCTTGTTGGTGGCCGGATCCGAGCCGACGCCAACCGCGGGATCCGGTGTCACCGGGCCGCGCTCGGCTTCCGAGCCTTCCGATTCGATCTCCTGGACGGCCTGATCCCAGTGCTCCTGCTCACGCCCATCGGGGCGGCCTTCGCGTTCCCAGATCTCGTGGGCGCGTTGCCTGATGCGTTCTTCCCGGTCCATGCTTTCCTCCTGTCGCGCCTGACGTTGGCGCTTGTCTGCCCCAATCGAGCGCTGAGAGGTTTGTTCCATTGGATTCGAATGGATTAAGTGCGTTTGCAAAGCGTCGGGGAACGTCGCCTTTGGAATCCCGCCCATGCCGATGGCCGCTGGCACGGTCGGGTGCGAGGGCGAAAACA includes the following:
- the coxB gene encoding cytochrome c oxidase subunit II, translated to MSFGIPFFPQEASSEAGQVDALFYTLLAFSVVLGLALTGLVVGYAVKYRVGSQADRTGKRSRSLPLEMSWTIASLIVAFIFFGWGATLFVRRDHPPADALEITGLGKQWMWEFRQPGGQREINELHVPVGKPVVVSLASQDVIHSFYVPAFRIKQDAVPGRTTHIWFIATEPGRYHLFCAQYCGTQHSEMGGWVTVMAPEQYAAWLNSQGEGETLAASGEKLFRALGCSGCHGASSKVRAPSLDGIFGRPVALDNQQTVIADERYLRDSILNPKKEIAAGYEPVMPSFDGLIDEGELQMLLAYLKSLSPQPTAGAMP
- the ctaD gene encoding cytochrome c oxidase subunit I translates to MTNVAMQGTYLGEGSGPRAWLLTTDHKRVAWLYLISLTTFFFLGGAMAVLMRIELATPAGDLVSDDVYNRLFSLHGIIMVWFFLVPSIPATLGNFLLPLMIGARDLAFPRLNLASWYVFIFGSLFALFAVVAGGVDTGWTFYTPLSTLYANGWVSTAAFGVFIVGFSTIMTGINFIVSVHTLRAPGLTWFRLPIFVWTLYATSLVMVLATPVLAASLILIVLERVFGIGIFNPDLGGDPLLFQHLFWFYSHPAVYIMILPGMGVVSEVLPCFSRRPLFGYKAVAMSSMAIAVFGFLVWGHHMFVSGQSSYAGVVFSFLSFCVAIPSAIKVFNWSLTLRKGEISFETPMLYALFFLALFTFGGLAGLFLASLAVDVHVHDTYFVIAHFHYIMVGGMVTAYMAGLHFWWPKLTGRMYSETAGRIAATVTFVGFNLTFFPQYVLGFDGMPRRYHTYPPEFQFWNVLSSAGAVVLAIGYLMPLFYLGWSLFRGARATDNPWNATGLEWQTGSPPPPHNFETMPVVTRPAYAYDMKGLEHERFSPHLEAGG
- a CDS encoding cytochrome c oxidase subunit 3, whose amino-acid sequence is MSGTESVAFDTPQRERRADNFAMWVFIGSEAMLFGAIFLVFLVAHIDFGPAFAAASKHLSLPIGTLNTAVLITSSFTMALAHMLALHRRWRATVWALAATSALGICFLAVKGIEYGKEIGEGLAPLLGLPFRYAGPDPTHAEFFFGLYFAMTSLHALHLIGGIVVIAGMVALWRTASPANRLRRVVAVGLYWHFVDIIWVFMFPVLYLINR
- a CDS encoding cytochrome C oxidase subunit IV family protein; this translates as MSELRKLTFGYLGLLALLALTVGSSLFDLGGFNVALNLAIAAAKAVLIAMLFMHLTGMLPRLAVAAAGLWLVILFGLTLIGR
- a CDS encoding flavodoxin family protein; the encoded protein is MSLTAFALNCTLKMPADGEESSTDRMLAELAKALAAHDVACETARALAHNIKPGVLSDMGEGDDWPKLREKILAADIFILGLPIWMGQPSSVAKRVMERMDAFLSETDDSGRMPAAGKVALVAIVGNEDGAHHCHAECYQALNDVGFTVSANGGVYWVGEAMGDVNFVDLPGTPEKVVGMIKMAASNAAHLAGLFKTKNYVGVPEGD
- a CDS encoding low affinity iron permease family protein, whose translation is MDWHGIATLATWAMTLLIQRAEHRDTQALQAKLDELITSSRTASDAVARIDEKEAEEIEKVRDNHRNISEHTRLDT
- a CDS encoding DUF6894 family protein produces the protein MQVLDTAIHADPKGATVEFRGEGGERIAVTMIVSDPLLGDAALIDRAREMMLQCAAFSYPAERDEPDGKVGPYTFEYRDGGSVRRVEGVELPDLEAARHEAVRSAIDLLDDAAEPRQDGWAVRVYGGGGDVVLAVDFEEARQERATTAM
- a CDS encoding DUF2934 domain-containing protein, producing the protein MDREERIRQRAHEIWEREGRPDGREQEHWDQAVQEIESEGSEAERGPVTPDPAVGVGSDPATNKPGG